In the Tamandua tetradactyla isolate mTamTet1 chromosome 8, mTamTet1.pri, whole genome shotgun sequence genome, gGAAGCATTAAGTATTAAAGAAACATAATGTATGCAACCTATTCTCAAAGTTTTagaaaatagatggatggatagattgaTAGGCCGAATGATATCACCAACATGGCAAAATGATAATAGTGAATTTGAGTATCTGGGCaaaggtatgttggagttctatgttttgtatctttattattttcacaaCTTTCCTGTagttttgaagttatttcaaactaaaaagctggggaaaaaatgaatgaaatacactCTTTGCCCTCCAAAAGCTTATAGTCTGATGGGGGATGTGGAAACCGAGAACCGTTTGGGTAGGGCCTCTGGCAGGAACAAGGCCCAGCCTTCCCTCTGAAGCATGCATGccactccccaccaccaccccatttTCTCCGGGGACCTCATTAGAGATGTTTAGCTAGGCAGGTGTAAGCCTAGGCCCTGGGAGACAGGGCAGAGTGTGAAAGCTACACTACCTCCACCCTTTCTGTAGTGGTTGGCCCGGGTTGTGTTGCTAAGAGCTTCCTAAGCCAAAGACAGAAAAGTCGCAGCTGGAGCCCAAAGCACTAAGACCTTACCTCCCACAGCTACTTATGCGCAGAGGCCCTGGATATTGCCTACCCCAGCACCCGGCCACAGAACCATGAGCCAGGACAGCAAAGTGAAGACCACAGAGTCCAGCCCCCCTGCCCCTTCCAAGACCAGGTGAGAGATCCTGGCCCCTGTGTTGGTCTGTCCGCCTCACTAGATTTGTGGGGATTTAATCCTCTTGGTACCCGAGTCACAACCACAGCACTGAATGTCTGGTAAGTAAATGAAGCACTGTCTCCTCTCCTACTCCATAGGAAGTCGCTGCCTGTcctggacccatctggagattacTACTACTGGTGGCTGAACACAATGGTCTTCCCAGTAATGTACAATCTCATCATCATAGTGTGCAGGTTTGGCCAGGGTGCTAAGGGAGGGCTTTAATGAGAGAAGAGGGCTATAGTGGGGCCCAAGAGAGGGGAGGGCCCTTGGGGTGGGGCCCAAAGGAGGGGCAGGACACAAGAAAGAGGCCCAATTCTaagtgctggggtgggggcggtggAGACCTCCACACACACAGAAGATGCCCTTAAGCCAATTCCTTCTCTCCTCACCCCACAGAGCATGCTTCCCTGACTTGCAACACAGTTATCTGGTGGCCTGGTGGGTGCTGGACTATACCAGTGACCTGCTATACCTACTGGACATCGTGGTGCGATTCCACACGGGTCAGTGAGCACCTAGACTGTCCCTTTGAACCATGTCCCCTTCCTCTTTAACTTCTTAGAAGCAAGAAGGTGACACCCCTCCCTGACAGCATCTTCTCATGACTCTATGCTTGATCACACCCCTATGTTAACCCCAGAAACCCTGGAGAAGGgcccccaccctgtcccccaTCTGTCTCCCTGGCCTACCCTGACCTACCTGCCCACCCTCACCCTCATTACTGGAGCAGGCAGGTGCCCCAATCAGTAGCAGACCTCATCCCATGGCTGACATTGGCCCATCCTCCCCTCTCACCTCCACCAGGATTCTTGGAACAGGGTATCCTAGTGGTGGAAAAGAGTAGGATCTCAAATCGCTACGTTCGCACATGGAGCTTCCTGTTGGACCTGGCCTCCCTGCTGCCTACAGACGTGGCCTACGTGCGGCTGGGCCCTCACACACCCACACTGAGGCTGAACCGCTTTCTGCGTGCGCCCCGCCTCTTCGAGGCCTTCGACCGCACAGAGACCCGCACAGCTTACCCAAATGCCTTTCGCATTGCCAAGCTGATGCTTTACATTTTTGTAGTCATCCACTGGAACAGCTGTCTGTACTTTGCCCTGTCCCGGTACCTGGGCTTCGGGCGCGATGCCTGGGTTTATCCAGACCCTGCACAGCCAGGCTTCGAGCGCCTAAGGCGCCAGTACCTCTACAGCTTTTACTTCTCCACGCTGATTCTCACCACCGTGGGCGATACTCCCCTGCCAGCCCGGGAGGAGGAGTACCTCTTCATGGTGGGCGACTTCCTGCTGGCTGTCATGGGCTTTGCCACCATCATGGGGAGCATGAGCTCCGTCATCTACAACATGAACACTGCAGACGCGGCTTTCTACCCAGACCATGCGCTCGTCAAGAAGTACATGAAGCTGCACCATGTCAACCGTGGGCTGGAGCGCCGAGTTATTGACTGGTGAGGACTCAGGGGTCCCAGAGCAGGATAGAGTGGGATGTATACAGGAGAACCTGAGGGAGGTGTCTGAGTTTTCATTGCCTGGAAAGCCACGCAGGGCAGTCAGGATGTGACCTGCATCAGTGGGGCCCTGAGCAGCGCCTGGAATTGATGGAGTGAGACAATGGTGAATAAGAGTGGGACAGGCACTCTTGCATTTAGAGGGTCCAGAAGGGATGGGCAGAGAAGAGCAATACCCACAAGGGATGTCCAACAACAAGATGGTTAGCTATGACATGGTAGTCCATACTGTGGGCTCAAAAAAGGGTATGTCACAACATTGGGGGGCTAAAGCAGAAGGGCTCTAGAGAGGTTGGGGGCTTGGTGACTGAAGTGGCTTCTAAGATGGTATAAGGCATATCCTTGCTTGGTGGATAGGGTAAGGCCTGAGAGGAGTTATTCATACTGCCAAATGGTGAAGGCTTCCATGCCttgggggagggagaaaagatcaaAACATATCTGTGACCAGGAAAGGAGATGGTGGGCTGAAGTTATTCATCAGCCAAttctcaggtacttccctatcCCCTGTGAGATGTCCGTGTGGTTGGGCTCTTGGCTGAAGCTGAGCTGTGCCCTGCTGGCTAGGGATAGAGGCAGGCATGTAGGGGACTGGTGAGGAGCTGGCACTGTCCTTGCCTCCAGGTACCAGCACCTGCAGATCAACAAGAAGATGACCAATGAGGTAGCCATCTTACAGCACTTGCCCGAGCGGCTGAGAGCAGAAGTGGCCGTATCCGTACACATGTCCACTCTGAGCCGGGTGCAGatcttccagaactgtgaggccaGCCTGCTGGAAGAACTGGTGCTGAAGCTGCAGCCCCAGACCTACTCACCAGGCGAGTACGTCTGCCGCAAGGGGGACATTGGCCGAGAGATGTACATCATCCGTGAGGGTCAACTGGCTGTGGTGGCAGATGATGGCATCACACAGTATGCCGTGCTCGGTGCAGGGCTCTACTTTGGAGAGATCAGCATCATCAACATCAAAGGTGGGCACCGCCACATTTGTTCCAGGGACAGGGACAGGACTGGGGGTGGAGGTAGGGTTAGCAGAACCAGTCTCAGACCACATGGCCCTATAGATAAAGGAAACCTAACCCTTGTCCAATTCACTAGAGGGATCAAGAGAGAAGCTGGACATGGAGAGTCTATTCCCTGAGAAGCTGAGCCAACATCAATGAGCAGGGTGGTCCTTGAGAGAGTAGACATGCTCTGTGGGTATAGACCTTTATCCCAATAGACCAGTAGAAAGTGGCAGAGAAAATAATAACCATAGGTACTAGTCACAGCATGCTTACTAAATGTCTTGATCTAAGGGCTTTGTATGtatcaactcattaaattctcacaACGTTATAAAGTAGGCAGTATTCTTCCCATCTTAAAGATAAGGAAATCGAAGCACAAAGAAGTCTGGTAACTTCCCAAGGTTACACAGGTAATAAGGAACACACTTGAATCGGGTACAAGAAACAACTTTGTCACAGCCATgtggaaagggagaagagagggaatTTCTGTTTACTGACCATTAACTCTGGGTGGGGCAGGTACTTAACACACATCGGCTCATTTATTCCTCCCGTCAGCCATGTGCAGGAGTTGTTTTGCCTGATTACAAATAAAGTGAGGTCATGGGAGGGAGGGAAGCCTGGAAGGGAGGTTCAGAGTGAGGCTGGGTATGTTATAGTCTGGCAGTGTCGCAGGGCTCTCAGCCTAGGGCTCCTACCCTTAGTGCTTCTAAGAGTCTCACATCCATCCTTCTAGGACTTCTTCATGCTCCACATCCCGCATACAGTCCACCGCTGTCTGCCTGACATTGGATAAACCACTCCTGTTTTTAGGCCTGTTTCCCCACCTATCCACTGGGAATGACATTAAAACCCAAAGGGTtgtttgtgaggattaaacaaacTATACGGGTGAGGCATCCACCGCAGTGCCTGGCTCGTAGTAAGTGCTCAACAGCGGCAGTTCCTTCCCTGTTGTGTCCTCCCCCACCCGCTACAGTCCTTTCTAGCTCTGAGACATGGTAGCATTTGGTTTAATCATCCTCCATCATCTTGCTAAAATGCAAACGAGACCATTTAGCTCCCCTGCTTAAGATATTTCAATAGTTTCCTATTTCCTTCAGCATAAGGTCTGAACTCCTTGCCATGGAGACCCATGGCAGAAGAAGAGTGAattcttctcctctctcctctctctgacaTTCTATGTCTAAGCCACTCTGAAATGATGACTGTTTTCGGCTTCTACCTGACTCTTTTCTGTTTCAATCCCTCTGCTCGTGTTCATCCCTCTGCGGAGATTGTCCTCCCCCAACTTTGCCTCTCTCTTTCCCAAGTTTCCTTTCACTCAGTTCATGTATTgctgcctccaggaagccttcccaaaATTCCCTGCCTTCCAGCTTGTTAGGGTTCTTTGCCCGTTTTCCCATAGTACCTTATGCATATGTCTATACCACACCAGGCAGATTGTTATGTAACTATCCGTTTAAGTGTCTCTCTCCTAGACTGTGAATTCTTTGAGGCAGGTCATTGATGCTGAGTACAGGGCTTTGGCCCCACTGCAttactgaatgaaagaatgattgAGGTAGGAAGAGAGGTCAGAACCACACAGATGGAAATGGGAGTCCTGGTTCAGGAGTGAAACGCCACCCTACAGCCCCTATCGCCAATAACTAGCCTTCTCCCTCTCTGCCCATGGGCCACAGGGAACATGTCTGGGAACCGCCGCACAGCCAACATCAAAAGCCTAGGTTATTCGGACCTGTTCTGCCTGAGCAAGGAGGACCTGCGAGAGGTGCTGAGTGAGTATCCTCAGGCCCAGGCTGTCATGGAAGAGAAGGGTCGGGAGATCCTGCTCAAGATGAACAAGCTGGACGTGAATGCTGAGGCAGCTGAGATTGCCCTGCAGGAGGCTACAGAGGCTCGGCTGCAGGGCCTCGACCAGCAGCTTGATGAATTGCAGACCAAGTTTGCTCGCCTTCTGGCTGAGCTGGAGTCCAGCGCACTCAAGATCGCTTACCGTATTGAACGGCTGGAATGGCAGACACGAGAGTGGCCAATGCCTGAGGGTCTGGTCGAGGCTGATGATGAGGGAGAGCCTGAAGAGGGGACTTCTAAGGGTGGGAAGGGATCCCCAGGCCCAGAATAAACCCCATctgcctcccccgcccccccagaACCTCCATCTCCAAGTGAATCCAGAGCTGTAGGAAAGTCTATCTGCCGAGACTCCACCACTGTGCTTGCTAGTTCAGAGATGGAAGTGAATTAGGTCTGTAGGTGCCAGCCAGAGATGTAGGAGTATCGTATGTATTCAGCCCTGACTCAGCAGCACACATCCACATATACacttgtgtgcacacacacacacacactggtctCAAGATTGTGCATTccatatgaaaatgttctagagtTCCCATTCTATGAGAACACATGCTTTCTCACAAACATAGGCATATTTTACATCTGCATAATAGATGCACTTTCAGTCAGGCACCATAAACACACCAGTAGACACACAGATGCCTTCCACAGGTGTACACACACTTGTGAACACACAAAAACACACCCAGAGCCCTATGGGTCCAGAATATCGTTTAAATGCCCCCAGCATGAGCTACCCATAAGTGTACCTTACAAATTGCACTTTAATAAAGTATTTGCCTCCTCACTAAGCATTGATGGGGCTGGGAAGAGGAGGCAGCAAAGCCAATAGCAGTCCATGTGAATTCTGTCTCACTCAAGTCACGGGGGCTACAGGCATGAACTGTAGAATAGCTGGCAGATTGGGTTCAGAGAGGCCAGGATACCCAATGCCTTGAGAATCAGTAAGCCAAGGTGAAGTATATTTATGCAGCACACTCTTGAAAGTATGCACATGCTTTCTTAGACATATTCTCTTACACATGCAGGCCACTGTGTCTCCCACCAGAGGGTATGTTCTCAACCTTGTGAGCGCTGAGGTATTTGATCTGGCTTGATGAGCCATAGCAGATATCTCTGTTCCTACTTCCTTCCCTGGGcttggttctggaggctagagcCTGGCCTTCCCTTTGCTCAGGATTAATTCCAAAGGGAGAATAGTTTCCAGGACTACTCACCTGGGCTTCTCCTGCCATGTGAGTTTGGGGTGCTGGCCAGGGTGTAGAAGGAAATCCAGCCCTCCTTCTCTGTATGGTATTCCACAATCAAGGATGGGGAATGGAGTCTAGGTGGGCTGCAATATTGGGTGGTGACAACTGATATGAGTGCCTTGGGAGTTTTGTACTGGTGAGTATGAGGTACCTGAAAATGGGTCTGCAGATCTTGGGTAGGGAAATTGTTTTGGGGGTTtaggggcaggggggtggggggcaggcagagAATCTGATATCATGCCTGAATCAGATTCACTCTGGGCAGCAACCTCAGTTCCTCTGGGGACTGACCAGCCTTCAGAAGGTCTGAGCTGTGCTCCATGGTACAGAAGAATGTAGGATAGGATCCTCTGACTGTGAGGCCAGGGTTGTGTGGGGAGCATCTGTGCACGGTGGTGGTGATGACCAACCTGGATATGGTGGGGTGCAGGTGACATAGATGGACTCAGACATGAAGGCCTCAGAACAAACTGAAGCTGTTTGGGGTCAAGGTATCAGGAAATTCTATTAAGGTTATTACacttgaaatcatttaaaaatctgcAGTTATTTTATGGTATCCTCCTCACAAAGTGTAAGACCCATGAGGCTGGTACTAGGTCTATCTTTTTCATTCCTATATTCCCAAGTCCCGAACTGTGCCTGGACATGACAGGTACCCAGATATATTTGCTAACCAAAGGGATAGGAGTTGAAGCAGGTAGAGGCCGAGAGGAAGATGTATGCCAGTTTTTCTAGGTTTTTTCCTACCATATCAGCCCCCAAATCATGTTGAGCTAGAATACATGGGTATGTGGTAAAATCCATTTTTGTGAGACCGAGGAATTTAGGGAGCTGGGAATAAGCTTTTCATTGACGTACTACAATGTGCACACCTGTTCCCCACTGAAGGCTCTCTTAGAAGAAGTGGTCCCAGTCACCCCATAGAATCCTGGTCTACAGCACAAGCATGTGGATAACTGACCACCTGGCATATCCTGGATGCAGAAACAAAACTTCTGTCTTCTTGAGCCATGACTATGACCGACAGCTATAACCCagcttaaaaatatgaatgacagCTATGAATCTCACACTGTCTTTGCTGATCCACGCTGAGAAAGTGCTCAGCTTTTTAGAGCATGTGCAATTAGATTAGGGCCACCTGGATAATACAGGGTAATTTCCCCTACATTAAGGTCGACTGATGTAACCTTAATTTCATCTGCGAAGTACCTTTTGCCATAACCATGGGAGTATCACCAGGAGTCAATGGTAATGGGATCCAAAATTCTGCCTGTCACAGGGGCTCCTAGGGGGTAAAGCGACTGGATCCCACTTTAATAGAAGGCCCATATTAGGAAACACAAAGAGTTGAGCCTTTGGAAACTGGAAAATCACCATGTCCAAGATGGCACAGCAGCCTCAACGAGGGGCCCCCTCGTGGTGCTTCTGTGTTCAGGCTTGAACAAACCACCAAGCCCAACCCAGCGTGATGTGAAGACCAGAGAACTTGCCTCAGACGTTCTCTCTTACGTAAGAGCCCCAGAGACTTTTGCAAGACACTGAACTGGAAGAAGAGAGAGTGAAAGGAAAGGCACGAAACACAACTGAGATCAAATTTCCCATAAGGTAGGTGGTTAAGAGCTTAGATCAGGATTATTTGatttagagaatgaaggaaagatCCAATGTTGTGCACACTGTTACAGAATCATTCATAACTGAAATACCTACATTATCTCATTTGGGCTTTATAATAATGTTATGAAGTTTACATTATTATGATCATATTTCCAGATCAGGAAATTGAAGTCCATAGAGCAACTAAAAATATTAGACAGCATTTATTGAGGGCTTTGTATCAGATCCTGCATTGTTGCAAAAATCCTTACAAAAATATGAGAAAGATACTTTCACTAGCccctttttaaaatggggaagcGAAGGCTCTGGGAGATTAGATAACCTGCCCAATATCACAGCACTCCTAAATCAAGTGGAAGGAAATCCGGGCAAGTCTGTCATATGTTCCTTTTAGGAGATAAGGAAAGGGACTACCTCAGCTCGAGAGCAAGGCCCAGCAAGCTCCCTGCTTTCTTGAGAATGACAGTTGTGGGCAGAATGGTGATAACCAAGGAGTAGGAGCCAGTTGTACAGGGCAAAGCTTATGAATCAACAGCAGATTTTGACAGCGAGGCTTCCACATTTTTGCTGACGAGTGATCTCCAAGCTACAGCCAAAGGCAAGGGATCACCCACTGCCCTAGAAAAAAATCGCAATTTCCAACTCCCGGGTCTGCACAAATGCAGCTATGGGAGGAGGACGAAAGTTTTAGAATCACAGCTAGGCTTCTCCAAGGAAGTCAAAAAACTGTTGAAGAGTCCTCCTGCTGAGGGGTCCAGCTGCTTCCAGCTTGGAGCTCTTTTCCCTCCTACAGGATCTAAGACCTCATCCTTCCTTCCCTCGCTACCCCACACTCAGGACACAGCTTGGCTAAGATTTGGGATGCATGCCCCTCCTTGTGTTCCCGCTTAGCTTCTCCCCTATGGAAGCTTCTTTGGTCCACCCTAACTCACCTTTTCTTTCTGAGCGTTTGACTGCTAGCCCCAGAAGACAGATGGAAATAACATATCAAACCTGGGAGGAACCAGATTTTTAGGGAGAGGGGCCATTCAACCTGAAGACAGATCTAGAACAAACACTAGGAGCTAGGAGCAGAAGGCACAGTGGGCAGATTCTGGTTTGGGGCTGAAGCTGGGGTTTGGCTTGATGGCTGGGATCTAAGATTGGTGGTTAAGCTGGGTTATAGCTGTCGGTCATAGTCACGGCTCAAATCAGGGCAAGTGTTAGTCTGACCTTGAAGTACAATGGATGGGAAAGAGCGTTTGCTTGGTGCCAATCAGATTTGGGTTCTAATTCTGACAAACATCACTTACTAGCCAAGGGACTCTGCTTCTTCTATCAGAGTTGTTGAGAGAATTGCTTGGAGAATCGAAATGTAAATAAGATAATGAATATAAACTGCTAACTGGTGTCTGGAATACAAGATCTGCTTAATAGCGAATAGTAGCTGTAACTATTATCCATGTCCCTCTAGCATCTACTGTTGCCTTTGAGTGTCTAGAGGAACACGTTGGCCAGCCCTGCTGGGCCTCCACTATCCATGGACTTCGGGGCTATGCTGGCAATGCCAGACCTGGCCAGCAGAGGGCGCAAGgcactccttccctctccctccagtTCCTCCCAGACCTCAGGATTGCATTGCCTTGTAATACTGAGAGAACTATCCGGGGAGAAATGGAGTGTTAGGGGCAGGAACCAATCCTGCAGAATCATGGTTTCAATTGGTTTGTAAAATCCTTGTTCAGGTTATTTCACATGAACCAAAATACAACAGCAATGATGTTGTGAGAAGTTATCAAGGAGGTTATGCCAAATCAGAGTCTAAGGCATAGCTGGGTGGGGCAGACCATGGAACGGCTGGGAGCATTTGGGACAGCCCTCCCCTGCAGACTGAATATTCCCTGTGCTTTTCATCCCAGAACTCACCAACCCAGAGGCCCACATATGCTCTCTGCGTCTGCCCTTGCCTTTCCAGGTTTCAGCACCTTGGCACGTCAATTTTACCCTTTCTCTTCACCAGCAGTTCCCACAGAGCCCCAAAGGCTGGTAACTTGGATGCTCTGGTGGAAGCCCTCTCTCTAAGTGACCTTCTTTTGGCTTTCTTAGGCCTCAAATGTGGAGAAGCCCTGACCTCTCAGGCCACCTCTGAGAGCCCACGTCTGAAGGCAGCGCCAGCCTAGGTGTGTGCCTCTGCTTACCCCATAACACAAGCCCGAGGGGACTCCAAGGCCAGCGGGTTCCCCAGTTGCTTTCCTCTCCCCACATCCCTGCCTGCTCTGGCTCCAGCCCATCTGTCTTCCCAGCCTGCTCCCTCTTTGTTTAATTATCCCAAGAGAAGGGCCTCCTGCGTGGGCAGGGAGTGTGTGGGCAGGAGCTCAGCAGAAGCATATCTGCACATCATAGAAATGCAGAGAAGAGAAGGCCTTgaaagatggggtggggggggagatgCCTAATCAGACACAGAAGGAATGGCTGAGCAAAATACGGGAAGGGGCGGGCAGGTCGCCCCAAGGACAAAAGTGTGACTGGTTTCTCTCCTAGTCCTGGATCCTAgaagcctgtgtgtgtgtgtcagaggTGGAGGTGCTGAAGGGAGAGCCTCTTACCT is a window encoding:
- the CNGA4 gene encoding cyclic nucleotide-gated channel alpha-4, which translates into the protein MSQDSKVKTTESSPPAPSKTRKSLPVLDPSGDYYYWWLNTMVFPVMYNLIIIVCRACFPDLQHSYLVAWWVLDYTSDLLYLLDIVVRFHTGFLEQGILVVEKSRISNRYVRTWSFLLDLASLLPTDVAYVRLGPHTPTLRLNRFLRAPRLFEAFDRTETRTAYPNAFRIAKLMLYIFVVIHWNSCLYFALSRYLGFGRDAWVYPDPAQPGFERLRRQYLYSFYFSTLILTTVGDTPLPAREEEYLFMVGDFLLAVMGFATIMGSMSSVIYNMNTADAAFYPDHALVKKYMKLHHVNRGLERRVIDWYQHLQINKKMTNEVAILQHLPERLRAEVAVSVHMSTLSRVQIFQNCEASLLEELVLKLQPQTYSPGEYVCRKGDIGREMYIIREGQLAVVADDGITQYAVLGAGLYFGEISIINIKGNMSGNRRTANIKSLGYSDLFCLSKEDLREVLSEYPQAQAVMEEKGREILLKMNKLDVNAEAAEIALQEATEARLQGLDQQLDELQTKFARLLAELESSALKIAYRIERLEWQTREWPMPEGLVEADDEGEPEEGTSKGGKGSPGPE